The Nerophis lumbriciformis linkage group LG05, RoL_Nlum_v2.1, whole genome shotgun sequence genome contains a region encoding:
- the LOC133605748 gene encoding microsomal glutathione S-transferase 1-like: protein MSAALMQDEVFRAFSTYALIVILKMMMMSFVTVYYRVTRGAFANEEDVGHGSTEEKKKKMLRSDPEVERVRRCHLNDLENVVPFVLVGLFYALSGPELSSALLHFRVFAGARIFHTFSYLGHLPQPCRGLSFFLGLLVTLSMAYNVLSNVFAI from the exons ATGTCGGCGGCTCTGATGCAAGATGAGGTGTTTAGGGCTTTCAGCACTTACGCACTGATTGTTAtcctgaagatgatgatgatgtcgtTTGTTACAGTATATTACCGCGTAACCAGAGGG GCCTTTGCCAATGAGGAAGACGTAGGTCATGGGTCtacagaggaaaagaagaagaagatgctGAGAAGCGATCCAGAAGTAGAGCGAGTTCGAAG ATGTCACCTGAATGACTTGGAGAACGTCGTTCCCTTCGTGCTGGTCGGATTGTTCTACGCTTTGAGCGGACCGGAACTCTCGTCTGCTCTGCTACACTTCCGCGTATTCGCCGGCGCTCGGATCTTCCACACCTTCTCCTACCTCGGCCATCTCCCACAACCCTGCAGGGGTCTGTCTTTCTTCCTGGGCCTTCTGGTCACCCTCTCCATGGCGTACAATGTTCTCAGTAATGTTTTTGCTATCTGA